Proteins encoded within one genomic window of Candidatus Amarolinea dominans:
- a CDS encoding VWA domain-containing protein has protein sequence MSYTAEISRSNPSCFLFLIDQSGSMADPFGGPGGKRKADGVADVVNRLLQNLVIKCAKSEGVRDYYHVGVIGYGARVGPALGGALAGREMIPISEIANNPVRIEERVRKMDDGAGGIVEQTVKFPIWLDPVAQGGTAMVQTLTQARTIIEGWLTQYPNCFPPIVIHITDGESTDGNPTDAANALKALTSNDGQTLLFNIHISSQRTNPLEFPPGADGLPDDYARSLFAMSSELPSYMQEIAQQEGYPVTADTRGFVFNADMVALIRFLDIGTRPSNLR, from the coding sequence ATGTCATACACGGCTGAGATTAGCCGCAGCAATCCATCCTGTTTTCTGTTCCTGATTGACCAGTCCGGCTCCATGGCCGACCCGTTCGGCGGCCCCGGCGGCAAGCGCAAGGCCGACGGCGTGGCCGATGTGGTCAACCGCCTGCTGCAGAACCTGGTCATCAAATGCGCCAAGTCCGAAGGGGTGCGCGACTATTATCACGTAGGCGTCATCGGCTACGGCGCCAGAGTTGGCCCGGCCCTGGGCGGCGCCCTCGCCGGTCGCGAGATGATCCCGATCAGCGAAATCGCCAACAACCCGGTGCGCATCGAAGAGCGCGTGCGCAAGATGGACGACGGCGCAGGCGGCATCGTCGAGCAAACGGTCAAATTCCCCATCTGGCTTGATCCGGTGGCCCAGGGCGGTACGGCGATGGTGCAGACGCTGACCCAGGCGCGGACCATCATCGAAGGCTGGCTGACGCAGTACCCGAACTGTTTCCCGCCCATCGTCATCCACATCACCGACGGCGAGTCAACCGACGGCAACCCCACGGACGCGGCCAACGCGCTCAAGGCCCTGACCAGCAACGATGGGCAGACGCTGCTCTTCAATATCCATATTTCATCGCAACGCACCAACCCGCTGGAATTCCCGCCCGGCGCCGACGGCCTGCCGGACGACTACGCGCGCAGCCTGTTCGCCATGTCGTCGGAACTGCCGTCGTACATGCAGGAAATTGCACAGCAGGAAGGCTATCCGGTGACCGCCGACACGCGCGGCTTTGTCTTCAACGCGGACATGGTCGCGCTCATCCGTTTCCTGGACATCGGCACCCGGCCCAGCAACTTGCGCTAG
- a CDS encoding Uma2 family endonuclease: MIATKSLAARLDPWAEPAWDIALLFPDQGAWSEEEFLQLDTNHLVEFTHGRLEVLPMPNETHQDSVFFLAALLKAFARRIGGHAVIAPFRLRLWPGKIREPDIMFIANAADRRRQQAYWSGADLVVEVLSEDDPLRDLSVKRFEYAQARIPEYWIVDPTGETLTVLALQGDAYREHGCFGRGATATSATLTGLVVDVNALFDAE, translated from the coding sequence ATGATTGCCACCAAGAGCCTGGCCGCGAGACTAGATCCCTGGGCTGAACCAGCCTGGGATATCGCATTGCTCTTCCCTGACCAAGGGGCCTGGAGCGAAGAAGAATTCCTGCAACTGGACACCAATCACCTGGTCGAGTTCACCCATGGACGCCTGGAGGTACTGCCAATGCCTAACGAGACTCACCAAGATTCCGTGTTCTTCCTGGCCGCCTTGCTCAAGGCCTTTGCAAGACGGATTGGCGGCCATGCCGTGATCGCGCCCTTTCGCCTGCGCCTGTGGCCTGGCAAAATTCGCGAGCCTGACATCATGTTCATCGCCAACGCGGCCGATCGCCGGCGCCAGCAGGCCTACTGGTCCGGCGCCGACCTGGTGGTCGAAGTCTTGAGCGAGGACGACCCTCTGCGCGACCTGTCGGTCAAACGCTTCGAATACGCCCAGGCGCGCATTCCCGAATACTGGATTGTGGACCCGACCGGCGAAACCCTGACCGTGCTGGCGCTGCAAGGTGACGCGTATCGAGAACACGGCTGCTTTGGCCGCGGGGCCACGGCCACCTCAGCCACCCTGACTGGCCTGGTAGTAGATGTGAACGCACTCTTCGACGCGGAGTAG
- a CDS encoding nucleotidyltransferase family protein, which yields MEDIITTLRSFKTDMIARYKLRTIGLFGSFARNQQHPSSDVDLLVDFQDGADLFDLIGLSQFLEERLQRPVDVVPRRALREELRDAVLQEVIIL from the coding sequence ATGGAAGACATAATTACTACTCTTCGATCATTCAAGACGGATATGATCGCTCGCTACAAACTACGCACGATTGGTTTGTTCGGTTCTTTTGCGCGCAACCAACAACATCCATCAAGTGACGTTGACTTGTTGGTTGATTTTCAGGATGGCGCTGATCTGTTCGATTTGATCGGTTTGAGCCAGTTTCTGGAAGAACGCCTTCAGCGCCCTGTAGATGTTGTTCCTCGTCGCGCGCTCCGTGAGGAATTACGCGACGCTGTACTCCAAGAGGTAATCATCCTGTGA
- a CDS encoding DUF86 domain-containing protein has translation MRDLRLYLWDILHAIDSIESFVVDMDLQAFEADDRTSSAVLRKFEIIGEATKQVPDSIRHSYPDIPWREMAGMRDRLIHFYFGVDYELVWETIERRLPQVKQHIRQILQELESDRNGDRASLTDFD, from the coding sequence GTGAGAGATCTTCGCCTTTATCTGTGGGATATACTGCATGCAATTGACAGCATTGAGTCGTTTGTCGTGGATATGGATCTGCAAGCCTTTGAGGCCGACGACAGGACGTCTAGTGCGGTCCTGCGGAAATTCGAGATCATCGGCGAAGCCACAAAGCAGGTGCCTGATTCGATACGTCATTCATATCCCGATATCCCCTGGCGTGAAATGGCTGGAATGCGCGATAGGCTCATTCACTTCTACTTCGGTGTTGACTATGAGTTGGTCTGGGAGACTATCGAAAGACGCCTCCCACAAGTCAAGCAGCATATTCGGCAAATTCTGCAGGAACTTGAATCAGATCGCAATGGAGATCGGGCATCACTCACGGATTTCGACTGA
- the rarD gene encoding EamA family transporter RarD: MSRGTLAAAGAYVLWGFFPIYWKFLQSVSPLEILIHRILWSLVVVLALLALQRQWQWLAEGLARPAILRTFVVTGILLAVNWLVYIWANNNGHIVEASLGYFITPLVNVLLGLLFLHERLRRAQWLAIGIAAAGVLYLLLNASGLLWISLTLAFSFGIYGLLRKTAQLGSLPGLTVEMIVLCLPALAYALFLQSSGQAVFAHGPASTTILLALSGVVTAVPLLLFAHGARQVTLTSLGVLQYIAPTLQFLIGVLLYGERFTTHRVIGFSLIWLALALYAWDSYQLSRNP; this comes from the coding sequence CAGCCGTGGCACGCTGGCCGCCGCCGGCGCCTATGTTCTTTGGGGCTTCTTCCCCATCTACTGGAAATTTCTGCAGAGCGTCTCGCCCCTGGAGATTCTGATTCATCGCATCCTGTGGTCATTGGTCGTGGTGCTGGCGCTGTTGGCGCTGCAAAGGCAGTGGCAGTGGCTGGCTGAGGGCCTGGCCCGGCCGGCTATTCTGCGCACGTTCGTGGTCACCGGCATCTTGCTGGCGGTCAACTGGCTCGTCTACATCTGGGCCAACAACAACGGGCACATCGTGGAAGCCAGTCTGGGCTACTTCATTACGCCGTTGGTCAATGTGCTGCTGGGTCTGCTCTTCCTGCACGAACGCCTGCGGCGGGCGCAGTGGTTGGCGATCGGCATCGCCGCGGCCGGGGTACTCTATCTGCTCCTCAACGCCAGCGGACTGCTCTGGATTTCGCTCACGCTGGCGTTCAGCTTTGGCATCTACGGCCTGTTGCGCAAGACGGCGCAGCTTGGGTCGCTGCCCGGCCTGACCGTGGAGATGATCGTGCTCTGCCTGCCCGCGCTGGCCTACGCGCTGTTTCTGCAGAGCAGCGGGCAAGCCGTTTTCGCGCATGGCCCGGCTTCAACCACGATCTTGCTGGCGCTCTCAGGCGTGGTCACCGCGGTGCCGCTCTTGCTTTTCGCCCACGGCGCGCGCCAAGTCACGTTGACCAGCCTGGGCGTGCTGCAATACATTGCGCCGACGCTTCAGTTCCTGATCGGCGTGCTGCTCTACGGTGAACGCTTCACCACGCACCGCGTGATCGGCTTCAGCCTCATCTGGCTGGCGCTGGCGCTGTACGCATGGGACAGCTATCAACTCAGTCGAAATCCGTGA